The following DNA comes from Pleuronectes platessa chromosome 9, fPlePla1.1, whole genome shotgun sequence.
ttggGCTTCAGTTTTCCATAGTTGTTCTGTTTGTGCAGTAGTGCCACCTACTGGAGCTTTTCTGCACTGCACCCTTCAAACAGTCCATCTTTTGGTGCAAAGTCTGCTCTGTCTAACAACCACACATCCTTTCATGGACATCACAGTTTGCTAGTTGCTGATTGAGGGATCTTGACTCGCTCCTCCTACAGATCAGTTGAAGTTTTGCTCCTTTCTTCTTCGTAACATGTTTTTGGTGATCGTAGAAAAGAGCTTGATTTTAACTTCATCTCTCCACTTGTTTCCAAAATAACTGGCTCATCcatatctctctgtctgtaggCCTGCTGTACTGTACCTTACTGTACCATACCATAGTGTAATGTCCTGTGCACTGCACTGTACCATAGTGTACTTCTATACAGCTTTATCATACCTTTAGAACAGAGGAGACGGGGGTCCGCATCCCTTCCCCCCTCCGTCCTGGAAATAACCGATTTATGCCCTTCATGAAGTGTATTGATGATAACGAAGTAAAAATTGCttgttaaaagtaaaagttcaggTTTTCATACTTAAGTACTTTATCATTGTTGATGATAATGTAGTAATATGCTACTGAACATGCTGTTCTAAATCGTTACATTGTGAATTCGATTTAGACTAGAGGGTTAATATTATATAGTGCATAGTTTTAATTTGAATCACTGTATTTTTCTTCACTGGAGctttcttgaatttttttttactttcttgattcttgttgtgtatcctcatggttgaatgcacttattgtaagttgctttggataaaagtgtcagctaaatgaaatttaatgtaatgtaatcatgGATAATATCAAATTCTCAACTACTAgtttttttaggtttgtttAAGAACAGCCAATatctctgctgcaggaaaacatccTGGCAAAATGTGCTCAATTTGGAAGATCTGCTCAAAGTGGTCCTCAAGACAATGTAAGGACAAGTACACAGTCATACATACTAATActtgaacaaaagtcaaatttaaaatgaaggTCTAAAAGTCTCTTTGTCTTTaactttctgtatttattttttaatcctgTGTGACGTTATCCCCTGTTCCTTCTATGCCAACAGTTTGAATCTCATTATGATCCTCACAGAGTGTATATAtatcttcaaataaaaaaacatgtgtatgATGGATGAAGTATGCCtcatatttgaaaatgtaaataatgatctaaatgtaaataataaaaaaaatagaacaatttttacttatttttagaGGTTAACCTACAACATATCATGTATTATCTGAAGTCTACCAGAATCACCTGCAGTGTTTACCAGGACACTGACCTTGAACTGGTCTGCGTGATGTACTCCTTCCATCCACGCTGAGAACGTTTGGGCTGAATACTGTAATCAAACTCCAGATTCCAGTTGTCTCCATGCAGGAGACCGTAAGCTTCTCTATTAAAGTTATACCTCCACTCTTCCAGATCCATCCTGTCCGTGCCGGTGGTGCTGGTGATTCAGTAAAGTCGGAGAGCTGATCAGTCCGGTAAAAGAAAAGCTTGAGAGAACACGAGTCAGCCTGGTCaactttactgctgctgcagtaaatttaaggaaaacaATGTTAAGTTTCATTTTCATGTAAGTATCTGTGACAGTGCACATCACGTCCTGTTGGGCAGAAgacacaaacatataaatacaaGATCTGCACtcacaagcagcagcagtaaagttGCTGCTGCTTGTCAGTGCACAAAATAACAGATTTATGCCCTTCATGAAGTGTATTGATGATACAGAAGTAAAAATTGCTGGTTAAAATTACAAATCCAGGTTTATATACCGAAGTACTTTATCATTGTAGATGATGATGTAGTAATATGCTACTGAACATGTTGTTCTAAATCATTACATTGTAATAAATTCAATTTAGACCGAAGGTTATATTACAAAGAGAAtagtttgaatttgaatcaaTGTATTTTTCTTCACTGGAGctttcttgaattttttttaactttcttgATTGTTGTTGTGCGGGGCTTGTatcctcatggttgaatgcacttattgtaagttgctttggataaaagtgtcagctaaatgaaatttaatgtaatgtaatcctGGATAATATTAAATTCTCAACCACTAGTTTTTTTAGggtttgttctttttgttttataaaagttGAATGTGACAGAAGTCAAAACCTGTTGGCTGCACTGTTCATTTGAAGTGATAAATATTAAGGAGatttaaatcccccccccccccccccccccccgatctgagAGAAATCTCAGATCAGGTAAAATAGTGCCTAATATTTTTGAGCCATTTGCAAGGACACTGCTGAATTTGTTAAAGCTTCAAGGCTGTACAGTGCTCATCACAGTGATGTTCTTATATGTGAAACAGAGGGAGCACGTTCAGACTTTGAgggtggatttttttatttgtgtgcttcATCCTGTCTGTACAAGTGGTCCAGGTGGCTCTAAAGTCAGCTGATGTGTAAACTAAATGAACAGCTTATGAGAAAGATGCCTGTGCCTGTtcaacatttctctttttgcaCAATGGGGCTGTTTGTCCTGTCCAGCAAACTGAAAGTGATGTCGTCCTGCCAACAGTTAGAGGAAAACGAAACTTAAGTTTTCGGTTAGATAATGACCAGGGAGGAGCACTGAAGGGTCATGTTGCTCAGCTCGATGTCAACACCAAATAGTCATCAAACCGTCTAATTGTGAAAAagctaaatacaaatacatttacacacagaataTGAAAGTGTAACTCCTCTTTGTTTACATGGGTAACATGGTCACTTATGCCCGGAGACCAAATCCTActgttttaatttgacatcACACACAGAAGTTTTGATTATATTGACTAATGCACAGACAAGACCTCTGCACAACATTCACATTTCTTCTACAACATTAAAACACTTCTCTTTTCATATCATCCAATATTTTCCGTTTCTCTACGCCACACCTCTGCCTCCACTGTATAGGACAATAGAAAGATAAGTCAGATTTagtcaatgttttcatttgaaataagTTGATAAAAACGCTTGTTTCGTCGTACGAAgagtagagagacagagagagagagttttttttGCAAATCATAATTTAATAAGAGCATAACAACAAATTTAAAAACTCTTGTTACAATCTCAAAACAACACACCCCTACAACCTGGGATATTAAATATGGGCAAGGTATTATTTTTAGGTACATTTATAAACAAAACAGAGTGAAAAGCGATGCCAAAAGCAACGGCACAAAACTGTGTGATCACAAAGCGTGGTTCACTCTTTTGTACAGAAGCCTTGAATACATCCCTCGCAGTGGGCAGGCTCGTGGGGACTTTTGACTTCGATCTTCGTGTAATTGTAGTTGCCTTGATCCAGGTCTTCGTTGTAGCACTTAATTCTTATCTTCTTCACCAGGTTCTTCATGAGGATGGTGATGTTCTCCGGCTCTACGATGGGATCCACCATTGGGGCATTGTGGCACCTTTTGCAGTTCTGACGAAAGCGCTTCACTTTGACGGTGCCAGTGCTGCCCTCCAGCTGCATGTGGAAGTACACCATCACTCGGTTGGAGGGCCAGCCCCTTCGACACAGGCTGCACTGAAACCTTCAGATAGACAGATGGATTAATACACAGTGTGGATATGAAACTGATAGTAGTATAGATTTCCTTCAACAGGCCTCTCCTCTTAGTCTCACCcactatttaaatataactttacATCATACATCTCTTATTCAAACCATAGCGACACAGATATTATCTATATTTGATTACATGTCTAGCTGTGTGGCTGCTGTTTCAATAGTATTTATTTGTCTGGTTCAAAATCTAAGAACAGCCAATatctctgctgcaggaaaacatccTGGCAGAattgtcctcacaaagatgtGAGGACGataacacatacatacatgctAATACTTGAACAAAAGTCACATTTGAAATGAAGGTATAAAAGTCTGTCAGAAAGTCTTTTATCTTGTGTGACATTATCCCCTGTTCATTTCTATTTCAACAGCTTTAATCTCATTATGATCCTTACAGAGTGTAATAGATatcttcaaataaaaaacttgtGTATGATAGATGTGGTATATGCCTCACATTTGGAAATGTAAATAATGatcaaaatgtaaacaatgaaataaaataaatattttttacctATTTTTAGAGGTTAACCTACAAAATGTCATGTAGTATCTGAAGTCTACCAGAATCCTCTGCAGTGTTTACCAGTACACTGACCTTGCACTGGTCTTCCTGATGTACTCCTTCCATCCGGGCTGAGGATGTTCAGGGTGAATACTGGAATCAAACTCCAGATTCCAGGTGTCTCCATGCAGGAGACCGTCAGCTTCGATCTTGAAGTTAGACCTCCACTCTTCCAGATCCATCCTGTCAGTGCCGGTGGAGCTGGTGGTTCAGTAAACTCTGACAGCTGATCAGTGCAGTAAAAGAAAGTTTGAGAGGACAACACGTCAGCCTGGTCAACTTTACTGCTACTGATGCTTGTGTGGGCAgatcttttatttatatgtttttgtcCTCCGgccaacaggaagtgatgtggcACTGTCACAGATACTTACAGAGAAATGAAACTTAACATTGGATTCCTTAAACTTAGTTTTATAatggtggggaggaggagggtgaggagagttTTGTGTTGTCATGACAGATGTTGATAATAAACATTAGTCACTGCTTGGGCCAGCTGTGAAAAAGATGAATATGCTCCTGTTTGACAGAACGAACTGAACTGCTCTCTGTTTTGATGAGTCATTGTGGTCCCTTATATCCGGAGGTCAGAATCCAacaacttttttaatttgtttcatcgtcacacacaaaataattatGAGTTGTGTGGATTTACTGACGGACTCTGGTTTATTTGTCCTTATTTGCCAAGAAGAGAAGCACCCGAATAGCTGACTCGAGTCAGGCTGCTTGGGAAATAGAAACTAAGGGCTTCAGTTTtccatattgttttgtttgtgcagtAGTGCTGCCTACTGGAGGTTTTCTGCACTGCACCCTTCAAACAGTCCATCTTATGGTGCAGTCTGCTGTGTCTAACAACCACACACCCTTTTCATGGACGTCACAGTTTGCAAATTGCTGATGGAGGAATCATGTATATGCATGGAAGCTCATtgtaataaaccaataaaaaaagCATTAAGGTCTGATTGCTCATTCGCAGGTTTAATGATTGAAGGGAAAGTAATTGAATTACAGTCATTTGTAATAGTACCTTATTAAGGGCCTCTAGATAATGAGGAATCAATACAGATAGGGGTTAAATCAACCTTTGGCTCCAGTGTAATCAGACATTTTATGGCCTTTTCCCGCTGCTTCTGCAGCAATTAAACTGAGCAAACAGGGTTGacccctctgtctttctgataCGAGCATGATTTCAAATGATTATCTTTAATGATAAGAATAAAGCATCATGTAGATTTGAAAGAACctcatttgatttgtgttgttttgcgaGTGAGTGTTGTCCAGTACTGGATTTAGTGTAGATCAGGAGGAAACCTTGTTATTATAAAGATATTTTAACTTGGCCTGCATATGATACATACTCAAATATTTGTGATTGAATACAAAAAACCATTGATTTTAATACGTACAGTTTATTGTGGAAACATCCATCCACGTTTTATTTCACTAAGCAGGAGGAGTGAAAACTGAGAAATGGGCAATTTGGATGTAAAGTTTCCAGTCTCCGTGCGGCTATCAGAGCCTGAAACCGATTATTGGACCGTATCTGGTCTTTTTGGATTCTTGTCAGGGAAGTGAAACCAGGAGATACTTGTATGTTCTGATTTGATTGCAGCTGAACAGGCCTTGAAAGAGGCTGGGTTCAGAAATCAAGAAAACGACCTCTGCGACTTGGATGTGACTTCTATGAATATCACCCTACTTCACGATGGGCTTAAAGGAAGCGAGGGTGAAAtaaaagagatggaggaggtagTTGTGACATTTCAGACGATCCTTGTATcacaaaaaaaaggcttttttcCTCGGAAGAGACAGAACAATGAGAACAAAGATCAGAAGCAGGTATTTTTGGTTCCTCTCACACTGATGAAGTCAGAAATTCATATAGAGTACAAGATACGGAAAGGATTAGATAGAAGGTTTAGGTTGAGCCTTTCTTAGTAGAGTGGTTGACATTTGAGAAACCTAAAGGAGATGCACCCTCGGGCCTTAACCCCAAACCTCAGACAGATCAGTCATAACACTGGACAGCTTCCAGGTATGAATAAACGTTATTCTGTGATCATAAATGtctttattcttattatttccATCCATCCTTTATCTATAgggcttatcctttgagggtcacaatGTCAAACTGTTAATATCAACCGTTTCAATCGCCAACCTCCCCTTTTTTCTACAATCTAGTGTTCATAATATTTTGcactgttttaaaaatgttcaatTCATTATTGCACTATCATATCACAGCTGATTCCGTGtataaacctacttggcaatagaCCACATTTGTCACAGTGATTCttgttatcattattttaaCTGATGTCAAAGATATCatagtgttttcttgttttagcAGAGGAAGAAATAACCCATTTTAAAATGACGAATTACATTTTCATGACTAAATTGAAAGGAAATAACCAACGAATTCCTGGTTGGTATTACATCATCAACGGGGTCAACatactcttattttgaaacggGAAGCTGGTGTTGATCGTCGCTATGGTAACAGCCACAACTGAGCAAAGACTAGCGAGACAGCAGCTCGGAGAGGCACTTCCGGTGGAAACAGAAACTGCCACTGATTTGTAAAGGCAGGTGCCACGATGTGAGGCAGCTGTCAAtgtctgtatttaaaaatgGCCCGAATTCCAAAATCAAGGTTTTAGTAGCTTGAATAAGATTTATTAAGCATTTTATGGGCCCATGCCATGTTAactattttagttttgtttgctGATCAATTGATGAGATGTGCCTGTGCCACACCTCAGATTCCTAACAGCGACACAGAACAAATGACAtaatcttatttttcaaagcCAAACAAATCCAGTGTGCATGGAAAAAGAAGTTGACTATAGTCAGCACAAAATGAGCATGAGCGCTTAGGCGACCCATGCTACGTTTCGCTGATGATCAAGGAGTAAAAGGCAaagattatttttgtttcttaagTATTTTTGAACTGCATTTCAAAATTAAGTGATATTACCGTTGGATACATGTAGGCtatattacattttctgaaGTCCAACAACTTTTGAGGACATCATTATTACTTTGCACTGTAACAATATGCAACAAGTGACAAGTGGACTCTTCACTGCATTACCATCTGTACATTCCGGTATTTCCACATGTATATTTATGTGGGCTATTGAGCATATCTTTATCCTATTCAATATCTGGTCTTTTTCTGCAGATATGTAAATCAGTTATTTTTCTGAATGGATTGTTAGTTCTGTtctcaaatttccccactgtgggactattaaaggattctatctaGTTTCCATGTATCTGCAAAATTAGTAGAAAATGTCCCTCCTTCACTTGTCTTTAGTCTCGCAGCTTTAGGTCTCGCGGTAGAGACAATTTCAAGGTGTGCTAGCCTGTAGTGTTTTATATTACAAATAATAAGTCAGTTGTACTTTCCGGTACACGGAACAGTCTCTGGGCAAATCATGTCAAAGCTGCCGAGGTGATATGACCAGTTTCTGACGCCAACGGGAATggtttgtctttctgtgtaaTCAATGAGTTACATAAAATGACTCAGATTGGCTGAGACTTTACTCCTCTGTCTGAAATGATGATGGTGAGAACCTGTTATTAATGTATCATCAGCCAATGAATCTCTGTGCCTTGAAACCCGCAaagattttaaaacatttaagtcACTTAACTGAGTTTGTGTCTTTCATTGCAGCTCTGTAGCCCTTTTTAAGATTCCAATTTAAGTTAAGGTTAACATTTACCTTAGTATGTCATTGCAATAGACAATGCTTTAATTTGGTTATTATGATCTGCATTTGCAAAAATTACTCAAACataaacaatgttttatttacacatgTTTAACGTCTATCTGTCATCAAAAgcaacattatttgtatttttttcatctcaTAAACTTTCATGAACCAGTATCTCATTGAATAAATCTCAAACAGCTTTAGTGGCTCTCCCTGTTGAAACAAAGGAGGCTCTCTTTAAACAGTGAAGTATCACAGGCAGCTGCCTCTACGCATCAGTGGCCGTTTCTGTTGGAACCGGAAGTGCCTCTACGAGCTGCCACTTGTTGAGCTTGTCCTCACTGAGCTAACATCGACATGTCTGTTTGAATGTCCTTTGTGCTGCTGTGGCTCTAACGTTGACTCAACATGGAGTCGTCGGACACTTTCCTCATCAGACCTCATCATCAGCACAAGTGAGTCGCTCGAGATAAACAGCTTTCAGCGGAACCCTCTGGTGGACAGGGTTAGCTGCTGTGTTAGCATCTCCATAGTAACTACCCGTTTCCTGTGGCGTTTTAAGATGAAACCACTTAGACCAGGATGAAGTGTTTATTCTAGCGTCAGGTCGGGTGGCTCGTACCGTTAGCTGTGAGTACACATGTATGAAGAAGTGGTAAAAGTTAAGAATCGAATGCCCTGTGTAGTAACATCACTTATCAATATAGTGACATTACaccaagtgcctacaagtgtcccaagtattgcagatCCCTAACCACAAGTGTGAGATAATTAAAGGCATTTTGCTTTAcggtaaagtgcctacaagtgtcccacgtattgtacaTCCCTAACCAATTTTGGGggaatttgttatattcatattttcatgtcttaatttacgctgagttttaaataatttgtttttaaaagaaataagctCAAAATATAAGCGGGCATATgctctcatactaattgaaaagttcggtggggaagcagccGGCCTaatgcactatgccagggaagtgtagatttaaccatgcttggctacaaatggaaaagtacatgcaagggttacaacagacaaagacctcaatcaaactcttgtctcattcatttgtcgAATTTAAGGTTTACTGTGTGCTTTGAAATTGTCATTGTGAGCTTAAATACAaatttgtcactttttcatCTATaaaccgagatttcacaaaatgtttggtcatggaaatttgctttaaagttattgaaaagtcatggaaaagtcatggaaatccattggtcaaaatgtataTGAACCCTGCACCAAGTCACCAAATACTTTAATGCACTCAATTTAATTCGCTATTAAAAATCCGAAGTTATCTCCCAATAATATCATATAAAAATGGTAAGTTTGTGTTACTGTACATACAGGATGTTCCTCACATGCAGTGTTAGAGCACTGAAGGGAAACAACCAGTAGTCATTTTGAGATTTCAAccacagtcccctcatgaaaccactaTCAAACTCACTAGATCCACATTTTCATTCTGATCTGCAGCGGATTGCACCCACTCTCAGATATCACTCCTGTGATATTACTCCACATGCCAAAAGTTTTTTCATTAAGAAACCATtcattgtttagtttttattttatttaaatcaatgttAAAAAACccaatatttaataaagaggtaaaaataaaaccctGGTTCCGCTCCCTGATCCGGAAGTGCACAGAATTTTAATGGGTTTtaccctgacccataccacatccttccaccaagtttcatactGTAGTATTtgtataatcctgctaaatatcaGACCTATAGACGCATGCAGATGCAAACAACCTCCCTGGCAGAGATCGTCATATGTGGCCTCATACTTAGGGAGGCTGATTATTTGTTCCCACTGTGACCAGTTAAAGCTGAATAAATTTAACTTCCTGCCTCGTTTCTTCTCACTGTTAAATCTTCCAGATTTAAACCAGCCGTTGTGAAGGAGTGCATTCGTGAAATCGTGAGGGAGAAGCTGTCTGGGGTGCAGTATGACCCAGAGGAGGTCCCACAGCTGTCCAAAACACTGGCAGACTCTGTTAAGGAAAAAGTGAAGAGTGAGAGAGGcttttttagttgtttttttttactttctggtGTTATTTACTCAGAGGGTCAGAGGACCCAGAAACATGTTCACGGTTAAAGAATCCTGCTCTGATTTTCAACAATGAGATTCATGTACTTTCCATCTGAACAATCACAAAATCCTGAGGTACCTGTGCTAAGTCGACGCTGTAATAACAATGTCATCCATATAACTGAGACACACGCATTCCCCAATGTCCTAAAcccaaatcaaaataaaactggattAAACTACACGGACCGAACATGTTTGCTTTGAACACTCTGAAAGGCTAAATGTGAGATTTGGGATTTTGACGTAGACTATTAGAGACATTGGGAAATGCTTGTTTCTTCAAGTAATGTAAATTGCATTGTTATGATTTATGGTTCATGGTTCAATATGGTTCAAAACTGTCCCTCAGAAATCTCCCATTAAAGCAAAACTAACTAgtcaaatgtttcattaatatcACACttcttgtctctgtctgtttgttttaaccACTCTCTATCACTCTATCCTACTTGACTTCAACAACATCTCACCTATTCCCAATTCCCTAAACAGCTCATAGTATCCATACCAGCAGTATGCAGGTTGTCATGTTCTTGCCAACCTGTATTGTTCCTGCTACATTTACCCTCCGGCCTGAAAGCTCCCCTATCtgtgcctcttttttttatatccctCATCCCCTCTAATAATATCACAGACCTCCCTGTGCACTCATGTCCACCTTCCTGCTGCCTCTTAAAAACCATGAATCCTACACAGTAAATGTAGCATATCAATACCTATCCCTTGTATCGTCCCTTCTCGATATTTGGATACTTGCTGATGCGCATTATTACAActtattttctcctcctcaaCAGATGCTGGATTTGACAGATATAAGCTCGTTGTGCAGGTTGTCATTGGAGAACAACGAGGACAGGGAGTCAAGTGAGTGATCATTTGGTACTGGTACACAAAAGCAACTGCCACTTTTGTGGCACTTTTTACTATATTCTGCAGTGTACTATGTTATTTTGGGGAAAGCGGGTGTAAAACTTGTTGCACTTTACAGCACATTGGATTTGAGAGTGTGCTGCTCTGTTGACAAGATTATTGCTGTAGAAATGAAAATACTGTAAACCAGAAAATCTCTGGCTCCCTCTAGGTCTTCTGTCAACTACTTCTACACACATGTTCCCCAGATAACATAGTATAACATTAAaagcatgtttttttccccagtgtgagtgtttgtttacTCCTCTGTACTTTTATTAAATTATCTTTTAGGAATCCAGTTTATTTTCTTGGTGGCACTGAGCCCACAGCAATATTTAACTAATGTATGAAGTGAAGCCTTTGCTGTTGTTGCGTGATTATGGttttaaaatatcaatattCAAGTAATAACTAAGCAGTTGCTTACAGATAACAATTTTCAATAATTTAGTCATATTCATGTTTATAAACTCAACGTTTGGAGATAGCCTCGAAAAggaaatttaaaatgtgttaataatgaagtgggtttgtttatttttttattgactttACACAATTCCTTTTTGGGGCTGGATATAATATCTAATAATGAACATAGCATCAACCTTCCTCTGACTTTCAACCAAAACAGTGAGGGTAAATTATATTACTCTGTTAACATAATAAAGTAGTATTTTTTACAAGGTTTTTCTGTAATTCTTTACATTATGCAGAGTTTCCCAGACAGGAGTTCAGATGTATTTCAATGTATGAGTCCATGACCATTGTGACTCAGCTCGATCTCCTCTTGTGTTTTACTAGGATGTCCTCCAGGTGCTTGTGGGATGCTGACT
Coding sequences within:
- the LOC128448330 gene encoding receptor-transporting protein 3, with translation MDLEEWRSNFKIEADGLLHGDTWNLEFDSSIHPEHPQPGWKEYIRKTSARFQCSLCRRGWPSNRVMVYFHMQLEGSTGTVKVKRFRQNCKRCHNAPMVDPIVEPENITILMKNLVKKIRIKCYNEDLDQGNYNYTKIEVKSPHEPAHCEGCIQGFCTKE
- the dynlt2b gene encoding dynein light chain Tctex-type protein 2B, with amino-acid sequence MESSDTFLIRPHHQHKFKPAVVKECIREIVREKLSGVQYDPEEVPQLSKTLADSVKEKVKNAGFDRYKLVVQVVIGEQRGQGVKMSSRCLWDADSDNYAEDIYLNDSLFCLVAVFGSYHY